A genomic region of Mycolicibacterium poriferae contains the following coding sequences:
- a CDS encoding NADP-dependent oxidoreductase, which translates to MSTLTNRQILLRRRPRGLVAPGDTELVTTAAPRPADGEALVRTTYVGIDAAARTWLDDQPGYLPPVGLGEVIRAAGIGEVIETRCDAYSVGDIVTTLTGFQEYALVRDDLFTTPVPGPGDQVDQRAVMSIYGPTGATAYFGMTGIGRPGAGETVVVSAAAGATGSVAGQIAKIAGARVVGIAGGAHKCRAVVQDFGFDACIDYREDDLPSALKTHCPKGVDVYFDNVGGPILDAVLGRLAPKARVVLCGVISSYLTGEHPGPANYVNLLAKTALMQGFNALDEWGRFDEAFAALRRWEEQGLLVHREHIFEGIGSCVDALNGLFTGVNIGKTLVRLSGS; encoded by the coding sequence GTGTCGACGCTGACGAATCGCCAGATCCTGTTGCGCCGCCGTCCCCGGGGGCTGGTCGCGCCCGGTGACACCGAGCTGGTGACCACGGCGGCACCTCGTCCCGCCGACGGTGAGGCGTTGGTACGCACCACCTACGTCGGGATCGACGCCGCCGCCCGGACGTGGCTGGACGATCAGCCCGGCTACCTGCCGCCGGTCGGGCTCGGCGAGGTCATCCGCGCTGCCGGTATCGGCGAAGTCATCGAAACACGCTGCGACGCCTACTCTGTCGGCGACATCGTGACGACACTGACCGGCTTCCAGGAGTACGCGCTCGTGCGTGACGACCTGTTCACGACGCCCGTGCCCGGCCCGGGCGATCAGGTCGACCAGCGTGCGGTGATGTCGATCTACGGGCCGACCGGCGCCACCGCATACTTCGGTATGACGGGCATCGGACGCCCCGGAGCCGGGGAGACGGTCGTGGTTTCCGCGGCGGCCGGCGCCACCGGCTCGGTGGCCGGTCAGATCGCCAAGATCGCCGGAGCGCGGGTGGTGGGCATCGCCGGCGGTGCACACAAGTGCCGGGCGGTGGTGCAGGATTTCGGGTTCGACGCGTGCATCGACTACCGCGAGGACGACCTGCCCTCGGCGCTGAAGACGCACTGCCCCAAGGGGGTCGACGTCTACTTCGACAACGTGGGCGGCCCCATTCTGGACGCCGTGCTCGGGCGCCTGGCACCCAAGGCGCGAGTCGTGTTGTGCGGGGTGATCTCCAGCTATCTGACCGGTGAGCACCCGGGACCGGCCAACTACGTCAACCTGCTCGCCAAGACGGCACTGATGCAGGGGTTCAATGCGCTCGACGAGTGGGGCCGCTTCGACGAGGCCTTCGCCGCGCTGCGCCGGTGGGAGGAGCAGGGGCTGTTGGTGCACCGCGAGCACATCTTCGAGGGCATCGGATCCTGCGTCGACGCACTCAACGGCTTGTTCACCGGTGTGAACATCGGCAAGACACTGGTTCGGCTCTCTGGTTCGTGA
- a CDS encoding acyl-CoA dehydrogenase: MTHASSHYIANVRDIGFNLFEVLSLGDVLAGGGYGDLDTDTARTMLDEAARLAQGPIAASFADADRHPPTFDPTTHAISVSEEITRTVAAVKESDWWRVGIAEEIGGLPAPAALAWAINEMLLCANPSVGFFYALGPAMAHALAAEGNEQQRRWAAEGLERGWAATMVLTEPDAGSDVGAGRAKAIAQPDGTWHIEGVKRFISGGDVGDTAENIFHLVLARPEGAGPGTKGLSLFYVPKFLFDPQTLEIGERNGVYATGLEHKMGLKASPTCELSFGVHDRPAVGYLVGDVHRGIAQMFTVIEHARMTIGVKAAGTLSTGYLNALAYAKERVQGADLTQMTDKTAPRVPIIRHPDVRRSLMTQKSYAEGLRALYMYAAAHQNSDVAQHVSGADADMAHRVDDLLLPIVKGVGSERAYEMLTESLQTLGGSGFLQDYPIEQYIRDAKIDSLYEGTTAIQAMDFFFRKVARDRGEALAHVAAQIAHTVQACDGRLKPQAALLATALQDVQAMIGTVTGYLLGASEQPGEIYKVGLVSVRLLLAVGDLLIGWRLLEQARIAHTALEADPGRADAAFYEGKIATAAFFTANMLPPLTALRTIVDAVDTELMDLPEAAF; this comes from the coding sequence ATGACACACGCGTCGAGCCACTACATCGCCAATGTGCGGGACATCGGGTTCAACCTTTTCGAGGTGCTGTCGCTGGGCGACGTCCTGGCCGGCGGCGGCTACGGGGACCTGGACACCGACACCGCGCGCACCATGCTCGACGAAGCGGCCCGCCTCGCACAGGGCCCGATCGCAGCGTCGTTCGCCGACGCCGACCGCCATCCGCCGACCTTCGACCCCACCACCCATGCGATCTCGGTGTCCGAAGAGATCACGCGCACGGTGGCCGCGGTCAAGGAGTCCGACTGGTGGCGGGTCGGCATCGCCGAGGAGATCGGTGGGCTTCCGGCGCCTGCAGCCTTGGCCTGGGCCATCAACGAGATGCTGCTGTGCGCCAATCCGTCGGTGGGCTTCTTCTACGCGCTCGGCCCCGCGATGGCGCACGCCCTCGCCGCCGAGGGTAACGAACAGCAGCGCCGGTGGGCGGCCGAAGGCCTGGAGCGGGGCTGGGCGGCCACCATGGTGCTGACCGAGCCGGACGCCGGTTCCGATGTCGGCGCCGGACGCGCCAAGGCCATCGCCCAACCCGACGGAACATGGCATATCGAGGGCGTCAAGCGATTCATCTCGGGCGGCGACGTCGGCGACACCGCAGAGAACATCTTCCACCTCGTGCTCGCGCGCCCTGAGGGCGCCGGGCCGGGCACGAAGGGGTTGAGTCTGTTCTACGTGCCCAAGTTCCTCTTCGATCCGCAGACCCTCGAGATCGGTGAGCGCAACGGGGTGTACGCCACCGGACTGGAGCACAAGATGGGCCTCAAGGCTTCGCCGACGTGTGAGCTCAGCTTCGGCGTGCACGACAGGCCCGCGGTCGGCTATCTGGTCGGCGACGTGCACCGCGGGATAGCGCAGATGTTCACCGTCATCGAGCACGCGCGCATGACGATCGGCGTCAAGGCCGCCGGCACGCTGTCCACCGGATACCTCAACGCGCTGGCGTACGCCAAGGAGCGTGTGCAGGGCGCCGATCTGACCCAGATGACCGACAAGACCGCGCCGAGGGTGCCCATCATCCGTCACCCCGATGTCCGCCGCTCGCTGATGACCCAGAAGTCGTATGCCGAGGGACTTCGAGCGTTGTACATGTACGCTGCCGCCCACCAGAACAGCGATGTGGCGCAGCATGTTTCCGGCGCCGACGCGGACATGGCCCACCGGGTCGACGACTTGCTGCTGCCCATCGTCAAAGGGGTGGGTTCCGAACGGGCCTACGAGATGCTGACCGAATCGCTGCAGACGCTGGGCGGATCCGGTTTCTTGCAGGACTACCCGATCGAGCAGTACATCCGCGATGCCAAGATCGATTCGCTCTACGAGGGCACCACGGCGATCCAGGCGATGGACTTCTTCTTCCGCAAGGTGGCCCGCGACCGCGGCGAGGCGCTGGCCCATGTCGCCGCCCAGATCGCCCACACGGTCCAGGCCTGCGACGGGCGCCTCAAGCCGCAGGCCGCCCTGCTGGCGACCGCGCTGCAGGACGTTCAGGCGATGATCGGCACCGTCACCGGTTACCTGCTGGGCGCCTCGGAGCAGCCAGGCGAGATCTACAAGGTGGGATTGGTCTCGGTGCGGCTGCTTCTGGCTGTCGGCGACCTGTTGATCGGCTGGCGGTTGCTCGAGCAGGCGCGCATCGCACACACCGCGCTCGAGGCCGATCCCGGCCGCGCCGACGCAGCGTTCTACGAGGGCAAGATCGCCACCGCGGCGTTTTTCACGGCGAACATGCTGCCGCCGCTGACCGCGCTGCGCACCATCGTCGACGCGGTCGACACCGAGCTGATGGACCTGCCCGAGGCCGCATTCTGA